The following proteins are encoded in a genomic region of Leptotrichia sp. OH3620_COT-345:
- the alaS gene encoding alanine--tRNA ligase, whose product MTGNELRKSFIDFFKSKEHKHFESASLIPDDKSLLLTVAGMVPFKPFFLGEKEAPFKRITTYQKCIRTNDLENVGKTPRHHTFFEMLGNFSFGDYFKREAIEWSWEYITKILKLDKERLWVSVFETDDEAYKIWNEEIGIPEERLVRLGEDDNWWAAGPVGSCGPCSEIYYDTQNMGENNEEINCKPGDEGDRFLEIWNLVFTEWNRLEDGTLVSLPEKNIDTGAGIERIASVVQNKKNNFETDLFMPIIKGIEKILGVEKEKYDETVKIIADHIRASVFLISDGVLPSNEGRGYILRKIIRRAFGVGSVAKGKVFEKEDIFLHKIVSYVVETMKEAYPELSEKEEYIEKVIKIEEERFSTTLKNGTEMLFDEIKKLKNENGKKLSSEISFKLYDTFGFPFELTKLILNNNGIEVSEEDFEKRLEEQVTRSQRSRVTISDMIKDDFIDEFFEKHGKTEFTGYEKFLDKGKILYVAKSEGMSGYEMIFDRTPFYAESGGQVSDTGKITAGEFEGRIIDVVKKKDIFIHQVEVVKGIIPPEDTTVEMEIDIERRKDIQRNHTATHILHKVLREKLGTHVEQSGSLVESDKLRFDFSHYEAISKEIIEEIEAEVNNVILSNIKMKIGYENIQEAKDRGAMALFSDKYGDVVRVVEIPGFSIELCGGAHVQSTGEIGLFNIESETGISSGVRRITATTGHKSLDYVNEVEAKLAEISSTMKSDENNIIEVLKKFKTEFKNLEKSYIQLQSRVLKYEINDLFEKTEDISGVKVLVKAFENKSIEELKEIVDRGKEKLGSGIVILGSDNEKAVFVVGVTKDLTSRIKAGDIVKIMAQAADGNGGGRPDFAQAGGKNGNAVKEAVEKSKEYVASKLA is encoded by the coding sequence ATGACGGGAAATGAATTGAGAAAAAGTTTTATTGATTTTTTTAAGTCCAAAGAACATAAGCATTTTGAAAGTGCTTCACTAATACCTGATGATAAAAGTTTATTGCTGACAGTGGCGGGAATGGTTCCTTTTAAGCCGTTTTTTCTTGGAGAAAAGGAAGCACCTTTTAAAAGAATAACTACATATCAGAAATGTATAAGAACCAATGACTTGGAAAATGTGGGGAAGACACCAAGACATCATACATTTTTTGAAATGCTTGGAAATTTTTCCTTTGGTGATTATTTTAAAAGGGAAGCTATTGAATGGTCATGGGAATATATAACGAAAATTTTGAAACTGGATAAAGAAAGACTTTGGGTTTCGGTTTTTGAAACTGATGACGAAGCATATAAAATATGGAATGAAGAAATAGGTATTCCTGAAGAAAGACTTGTAAGATTAGGAGAAGATGATAACTGGTGGGCGGCAGGTCCTGTAGGTTCGTGCGGTCCATGCAGTGAAATTTACTATGATACTCAAAATATGGGGGAAAATAATGAAGAAATAAACTGTAAGCCCGGAGATGAAGGGGATAGATTTCTTGAAATATGGAATCTGGTATTTACTGAATGGAACAGGCTTGAAGACGGCACATTAGTTTCTTTGCCCGAAAAAAATATAGATACGGGGGCGGGAATTGAAAGGATAGCTTCTGTTGTTCAAAATAAAAAAAATAATTTTGAAACTGATTTATTTATGCCCATTATCAAAGGAATTGAAAAAATTCTTGGAGTGGAGAAAGAAAAATACGATGAAACGGTAAAAATAATTGCCGATCATATAAGAGCCTCAGTTTTTCTTATAAGTGACGGAGTATTGCCATCAAATGAGGGGAGAGGGTATATATTAAGGAAAATAATAAGAAGAGCATTTGGAGTAGGGAGTGTTGCTAAAGGTAAAGTATTTGAAAAGGAAGATATATTTCTACATAAAATAGTTTCTTATGTAGTGGAGACTATGAAAGAAGCCTACCCTGAATTGTCTGAAAAGGAAGAATACATAGAAAAAGTAATAAAAATAGAAGAAGAGAGATTTTCTACGACATTGAAAAACGGAACTGAAATGCTTTTTGATGAAATAAAAAAGTTAAAAAATGAAAACGGAAAAAAATTATCTTCGGAAATTTCTTTCAAGTTGTACGATACATTCGGATTTCCTTTTGAATTAACAAAACTTATTTTAAATAATAACGGAATAGAAGTTTCTGAAGAAGATTTTGAAAAAAGATTGGAAGAACAGGTAACAAGATCCCAGAGAAGCCGTGTTACGATATCTGACATGATTAAAGATGACTTTATTGATGAATTTTTTGAAAAACATGGAAAAACTGAATTTACAGGATATGAAAAGTTTTTAGATAAAGGGAAAATATTGTATGTTGCTAAAAGTGAAGGTATGAGCGGATATGAAATGATATTTGACAGAACTCCTTTTTATGCGGAGTCTGGAGGACAGGTATCGGATACAGGTAAAATAACTGCAGGTGAATTTGAAGGGAGAATAATTGATGTCGTTAAGAAAAAAGATATATTCATTCATCAGGTCGAAGTAGTGAAAGGCATTATTCCTCCTGAAGATACAACAGTGGAAATGGAAATTGATATTGAAAGAAGGAAAGACATTCAGAGAAATCATACTGCGACACATATACTTCATAAAGTATTGAGAGAAAAGTTGGGAACTCACGTAGAACAATCAGGATCCCTTGTAGAAAGTGATAAGTTGAGATTTGACTTTTCCCACTATGAAGCTATTTCTAAAGAAATTATAGAAGAAATAGAAGCTGAAGTGAATAATGTAATACTTTCAAATATAAAAATGAAAATAGGTTATGAAAATATTCAGGAGGCTAAGGATAGAGGGGCAATGGCACTTTTCTCGGATAAATACGGAGATGTAGTCAGAGTAGTGGAGATACCCGGATTTTCTATAGAATTATGTGGTGGGGCACATGTACAGTCCACAGGTGAAATAGGACTTTTTAATATAGAATCTGAAACGGGGATTTCATCAGGAGTAAGAAGAATTACAGCCACTACAGGCCACAAAAGTCTGGATTATGTAAATGAAGTGGAAGCGAAACTGGCAGAAATATCTTCAACGATGAAGTCGGACGAAAATAATATAATTGAAGTTTTGAAAAAGTTCAAGACAGAATTTAAAAATCTTGAAAAATCCTATATACAACTACAAAGTAGAGTTTTGAAATATGAGATAAATGATCTTTTTGAAAAAACCGAAGATATTTCAGGAGTAAAAGTTTTAGTTAAAGCCTTTGAAAACAAAAGTATTGAAGAATTAAAAGAAATAGTGGACAGAGGTAAAGAAAAACTTGGAAGTGGAATAGTTATCCTCGGCTCTGACAATGAAAAGGCGGTATTTGTAGTAGGGGTTACAAAAGATCTCACATCAAGAATTAAAGCGGGAGATATTGTAAAAATTATGGCACAGGCAGCAGACGGTAATGGAGGAGGACGTCCCGACTTTGCTCAGGCCGGAGGAAAAAACGGAAATGCCGTAAAAGAAGCTGTGGAAAAAAGTAAAGAATATGTTGCTTCAAAACTTGCATGA
- the lptB gene encoding LPS export ABC transporter ATP-binding protein — MSRKISIEADNLKKIYKNREVVKNVSLNMEKGEVVGLLGPNGAGKTTTFYMITGIIKPNNGRVTYNGEDITNFPMYKRARMGLGYLPQEASVFRNLTVEENIVSVLEMRGIPKRERIEKMNNLIEEFKLSHVAKSLGYALSGGERRRVEIARTISTNPDFILLDEPFAGVDPIAVEDIQNIIIQLKEKGLGILITDHNVRETLRITERAYIMAEGTILISGNGEEIANNETARKVYLGDNFKLD, encoded by the coding sequence ATGAGTAGAAAAATCAGCATAGAAGCCGATAATTTGAAAAAAATATATAAAAACAGAGAAGTTGTGAAAAATGTCAGTTTAAATATGGAAAAAGGTGAAGTAGTAGGACTTCTCGGTCCTAACGGTGCAGGAAAAACTACAACATTCTATATGATAACGGGGATTATCAAACCGAATAACGGAAGAGTGACTTATAACGGGGAGGATATAACAAATTTTCCTATGTATAAAAGAGCAAGAATGGGGCTAGGATATCTTCCTCAGGAAGCCTCAGTTTTTAGAAATCTGACTGTTGAAGAAAATATTGTTTCAGTTCTGGAAATGAGAGGTATTCCTAAAAGAGAAAGAATAGAAAAAATGAACAATCTTATAGAAGAATTCAAGTTATCTCATGTGGCAAAAAGTTTAGGATATGCCCTTTCAGGGGGAGAAAGAAGACGTGTGGAAATAGCGAGAACCATTTCTACAAATCCGGATTTTATACTTCTTGACGAGCCTTTTGCAGGAGTCGATCCTATTGCAGTTGAAGATATACAGAATATTATTATACAATTGAAAGAAAAGGGTCTTGGAATATTGATAACCGATCATAATGTGAGAGAAACGTTGAGAATTACTGAAAGAGCTTACATTATGGCTGAGGGAACCATACTCATATCAGGAAACGGGGAAGAAATTGCCAATAATGAAACTGCAAGAAAAGTATATTTAGGAGATAACTTTAAGCTGGATTAA
- a CDS encoding LptA/OstA family protein, which yields MWKKIAYGGLIIIVLYFLYAVFFKKIETPVEKMKQEMKAKNVVYKLKDDAVIYADEQIGAQNQGDGIIRFKGVVIDLLKKDMLISAKNGEVNTKTSDITLKNNVTGRTKDNKWNIFTNHIDYKKEGDLIISDTRTKIVNNEDKTELEADKVQTTVKFEEIIGTGNVIYKKEEKELKADKIKYNDINKQAEAEGNVKYKDQKSDISANRGLYFIEKKQVDARGNVDYKNKDLNVKADHVFYDEVKQIANADGNGKFNYFPRNSTGTFRSGVYDLANEILTTNQYYTMNYDDYKMNGSGLVYLFKTGDATLTSNFSVTKQNFTVNGSSGTMNTIVKNIFANNMVMTSVQGDRINSKTGEGSFEKKEFRFDGNINGKIRGNVKDFVNNPTKLVDYEAVHFRGNTAKIYFLSHSNNDMSITRSEIKENVHMVYKEVNLDSQYNEIDTSKNLVLARDQVVLDFRNETQMTSNFLYLDLNSEIGNAQNNVKIVSKLPQFVNLNTSADKATVNMKEKKVILFGNVTTYQGKTKVSSKKAVYDINKKILENDGNIKMEYYVQNGAVNSGKANPKDTEAVEEVIKKLSVSQNEVNRKSKIELPKSIRASNETQVNIKWNSSDSNFLAVTGKINKEFLGGRDRNVVLKAVVRAGSEEREKTFNVNIPAETVNEMLERAARNIYVPEIGRNLPDSVKINVAKGTLDVPITWIRQSQASGKETGTKGLTAVLKYENVEHRKQF from the coding sequence ATGTGGAAGAAAATAGCTTACGGCGGCTTGATAATTATTGTATTATATTTTTTATATGCAGTGTTTTTCAAGAAAATAGAAACTCCTGTGGAAAAGATGAAACAGGAGATGAAAGCTAAAAATGTCGTATATAAACTTAAAGATGATGCAGTAATATATGCCGATGAGCAGATAGGAGCTCAGAATCAGGGAGATGGAATTATAAGATTTAAAGGGGTTGTAATAGACTTGCTGAAAAAGGATATGCTTATATCTGCAAAAAATGGAGAAGTTAATACGAAGACATCTGACATAACTTTGAAAAATAATGTTACAGGAAGGACAAAAGACAACAAGTGGAATATATTTACAAATCATATAGACTATAAAAAAGAAGGAGATTTGATTATTTCCGATACTAGGACAAAAATTGTAAATAATGAAGATAAAACAGAGCTGGAAGCAGATAAAGTTCAAACAACAGTCAAATTTGAAGAAATAATAGGAACAGGAAATGTTATATATAAAAAAGAGGAAAAAGAACTTAAAGCCGATAAAATAAAATATAATGATATAAATAAACAAGCTGAAGCTGAAGGAAACGTAAAATATAAAGATCAAAAAAGTGATATTTCAGCAAACAGAGGATTATATTTTATAGAAAAAAAGCAAGTAGATGCAAGAGGAAATGTAGATTACAAGAATAAAGATTTGAATGTAAAAGCTGATCATGTATTTTATGACGAAGTAAAACAGATTGCCAATGCAGACGGAAACGGAAAATTTAATTATTTTCCCAGAAATTCTACAGGAACATTTCGAAGCGGAGTCTATGATCTTGCTAATGAAATCTTGACTACCAATCAGTATTATACAATGAATTATGACGATTATAAAATGAATGGATCGGGACTTGTGTATCTATTTAAAACGGGAGATGCCACACTGACAAGTAATTTTTCCGTGACAAAACAGAATTTTACCGTCAATGGTTCAAGTGGTACAATGAATACGATAGTAAAAAATATTTTCGCAAATAATATGGTAATGACCAGTGTTCAGGGTGATAGAATAAATTCAAAAACGGGAGAGGGAAGTTTCGAGAAAAAAGAATTCAGATTTGACGGAAATATAAATGGGAAAATAAGAGGAAATGTAAAGGACTTTGTAAACAATCCGACAAAGCTTGTAGATTATGAAGCAGTCCATTTTAGAGGGAATACTGCAAAGATATATTTCCTGTCTCACAGTAACAACGATATGAGTATTACGCGGAGTGAAATAAAGGAAAATGTCCATATGGTATATAAAGAAGTGAATCTTGATTCTCAGTATAATGAAATAGATACTTCGAAAAATTTGGTGTTAGCAAGAGATCAAGTGGTACTTGACTTCAGAAATGAAACACAAATGACTTCAAATTTTCTTTATTTGGATTTGAACAGTGAAATCGGCAATGCACAGAATAATGTAAAAATAGTAAGTAAATTACCTCAGTTTGTAAATTTAAACACGAGTGCGGATAAAGCGACTGTCAATATGAAAGAGAAGAAAGTGATTTTATTCGGAAATGTGACGACTTATCAGGGGAAAACTAAAGTGTCCTCTAAAAAAGCAGTTTATGATATTAATAAAAAAATACTTGAAAATGACGGAAATATAAAAATGGAGTATTATGTTCAGAATGGGGCTGTAAATTCGGGAAAGGCAAATCCTAAAGATACTGAAGCGGTAGAAGAAGTCATAAAAAAACTGTCAGTTTCTCAAAATGAAGTAAACAGAAAATCTAAAATAGAACTTCCGAAATCAATAAGAGCTTCGAATGAAACTCAGGTAAATATAAAGTGGAATTCTTCAGATTCGAACTTTTTAGCTGTTACAGGAAAGATAAATAAGGAATTTCTCGGTGGAAGAGACAGGAATGTTGTATTAAAAGCAGTTGTAAGAGCCGGTTCTGAAGAAAGGGAAAAAACTTTTAATGTAAATATTCCGGCAGAAACAGTAAATGAGATGTTGGAAAGAGCAGCAAGAAATATTTATGTACCTGAAATAGGACGAAACTTACCTGATAGTGTAAAGATAAATGTTGCAAAGGGAACTCTGGATGTCCCTATTACATGGATACGACAAAGTCAGGCTTCAGGAAAGGAAACGGGGACAAAAGGACTTACAGCGGTACTTAAATATGAGAATGTTGAACACAGAAAACAATTTTAA
- the mutS gene encoding DNA mismatch repair protein MutS: protein MKETPLMKQYKEIKAEYEDSILFFRLGDFYEMFFEDAIKASKELGLTLTSRNKEKNENVPLAGVPYHSANSYISKLISKGYKVAICEQIEDPKSAKGIVKREVVKIITPGTVIDVDSLDSKSNNYLMSIKVVENKIGIAYIDITTGEFKVTEIENDSDCLRLFNELNKIEPKEILLTNSFYETIKERIDDFIQKNNATVSFVNKVRDSEKLLTDYFGVVSLESYGIKEKKSVIEAAAIVLDYAVTMQVENNLTVEKIEFLNVSNYAEINSITRKNLELTKNQREKTVYGSLLWVLDKCKSSMGTRLLKRYINNPLLNIGEINERQNNVQYFIDNILIREDLKEKLENIYDLERLLGKIIFGNENGKDLIALKNTVKASIEIINILKNTPFFDEININVLENIYKLIEESIDENAPFTVREGNIIKRGYNEELDEIHCIMNSGKDFLLEIERKEKEATGIKNMKIKYNKVFGYFIEVTKSNLDLVPDTYIRKQTLTNAERFVTPELKKYEDTIINSKAKIEDMEYYLFKEVSSKVKEEKSLLSKLAEKLAYLDVIISFSTIAIENNYIRPEITEEFSIDIRDGRHPVVEKLIGRSDFVSNDTMFTEKERFAVLTGPNMSGKSTYMKQVSLICIMAQIGSYVPATKAKLSVVDKYLTRIGASDDILTGQSTFMVEMSEVSNIINSATEKSLIILDEVGRGTSTFDGVSIATAISEYIHENIKAKTIFATHYHELTELENKYENIVNYRIEVEEKSRKVMFLRNIVKGGADKSYGIEVARLAGLPKEILHESRKILHRLEQKKELIEKTIDVQQLSLFGQVLEIEEQYEGYNPDFYIEDKSDKIADEVIYDIENKDINNITPMEALKFLSEIKAKLEEKK, encoded by the coding sequence ATGAAAGAAACACCGTTAATGAAACAATACAAAGAAATAAAAGCAGAATATGAAGATTCCATATTGTTTTTCAGGTTAGGAGATTTTTATGAAATGTTTTTTGAAGATGCAATAAAAGCATCAAAAGAACTGGGACTTACACTGACATCAAGAAATAAGGAGAAAAATGAAAATGTCCCTTTGGCGGGAGTACCTTATCATTCTGCAAACTCATATATATCAAAATTAATATCTAAAGGCTATAAAGTAGCTATCTGTGAACAGATTGAGGATCCGAAATCTGCAAAAGGGATAGTGAAAAGGGAAGTAGTCAAAATTATAACTCCGGGAACGGTTATTGATGTGGATTCACTTGACTCAAAAAGTAATAATTATTTAATGAGTATAAAAGTAGTTGAAAATAAAATAGGAATAGCGTATATAGATATTACTACAGGAGAATTTAAAGTAACTGAAATTGAAAATGATTCCGACTGTCTTAGGCTTTTCAATGAGTTAAATAAAATAGAACCGAAAGAAATACTTTTGACAAATTCTTTTTATGAGACGATAAAAGAAAGAATTGATGATTTTATCCAGAAAAATAATGCAACAGTAAGTTTTGTAAATAAAGTGAGGGACTCGGAAAAACTGTTGACAGATTATTTCGGTGTAGTCTCTCTTGAAAGTTACGGTATAAAAGAGAAAAAATCAGTAATAGAAGCTGCTGCCATTGTATTGGATTATGCCGTGACAATGCAGGTAGAAAATAATCTGACAGTTGAAAAAATAGAATTTTTAAATGTATCAAATTATGCGGAAATAAATTCTATAACGAGAAAAAATCTGGAACTTACTAAAAATCAGAGAGAAAAAACTGTATACGGTTCTCTATTGTGGGTTTTGGATAAGTGTAAATCCTCAATGGGAACGAGACTCCTGAAAAGATACATAAATAATCCTTTACTGAATATAGGTGAAATAAATGAAAGACAGAATAATGTTCAGTATTTTATTGATAACATTCTTATACGTGAAGACTTAAAGGAAAAGCTTGAAAATATATATGATTTGGAAAGACTTTTAGGGAAAATTATATTCGGAAATGAAAATGGTAAAGATTTGATAGCATTAAAAAATACTGTAAAAGCATCAATAGAAATAATAAATATTTTAAAGAATACACCTTTTTTTGATGAGATAAATATAAATGTACTGGAAAATATTTATAAACTTATTGAAGAAAGTATAGATGAAAATGCTCCTTTTACAGTGAGAGAAGGAAATATAATAAAAAGAGGATATAATGAAGAGCTTGATGAAATACATTGTATAATGAATTCCGGAAAAGATTTTTTATTGGAAATTGAAAGGAAAGAAAAAGAAGCTACCGGTATAAAAAATATGAAAATAAAGTATAACAAAGTTTTCGGTTATTTTATAGAAGTCACAAAGTCCAATTTAGATTTGGTACCTGATACATATATAAGAAAACAAACACTTACAAATGCCGAAAGATTTGTTACTCCCGAGCTGAAAAAATATGAAGACACCATTATAAATTCAAAGGCAAAAATTGAAGATATGGAGTATTATTTATTTAAGGAAGTGAGTAGTAAGGTTAAAGAAGAGAAATCACTTTTGTCAAAACTTGCTGAAAAACTTGCCTATCTTGATGTAATAATTTCGTTTTCTACAATAGCCATAGAAAACAATTACATCAGACCTGAAATTACCGAAGAGTTTTCTATTGACATAAGAGACGGCAGACATCCTGTAGTGGAAAAACTTATAGGAAGATCGGATTTTGTTTCAAATGACACGATGTTTACTGAAAAAGAGAGATTTGCAGTATTGACAGGTCCGAATATGTCAGGGAAGTCCACATATATGAAGCAAGTATCACTTATATGTATAATGGCACAAATAGGTTCTTATGTACCTGCAACAAAGGCTAAATTGTCTGTTGTAGATAAATATCTTACGAGAATAGGAGCTTCTGATGATATTCTTACAGGACAGAGTACGTTTATGGTAGAAATGAGTGAAGTTTCCAATATTATAAACAGTGCTACTGAAAAAAGTCTCATCATTCTTGATGAAGTAGGACGGGGAACTTCCACATTTGACGGAGTTTCCATTGCCACTGCGATTTCGGAATATATCCATGAAAATATAAAAGCTAAGACAATATTTGCCACTCACTATCATGAACTTACAGAACTTGAAAATAAATATGAAAATATTGTAAATTATCGTATAGAGGTAGAGGAGAAATCGAGGAAAGTAATGTTTCTCAGAAATATTGTCAAAGGTGGTGCAGATAAGTCATATGGCATAGAAGTGGCAAGGCTTGCAGGACTTCCTAAAGAAATTTTGCACGAAAGCAGAAAAATACTTCACAGACTTGAACAAAAAAAAGAGCTTATAGAAAAGACAATAGATGTTCAACAGCTTTCTCTTTTTGGGCAGGTTCTTGAAATTGAAGAGCAATATGAAGGCTATAATCCTGACTTTTATATTGAAGATAAAAGTGACAAAATAGCGGATGAAGTTATATATGATATTGAAAATAAAGATATAAACAATATCACACCTATGGAAGCATTAAAATTTTTATCTGAAATAAAAGCAAAATTAGAGGAGAAAAAATAA
- a CDS encoding DUF1576 domain-containing protein yields the protein MTKEKKQEYLVISFLPFIMLIYSLILSTPFKLYEGIKNILLSDGILLTDYFIIGGKAAAIFNASAITLINIYLLYKMDMKINGLNISGIFLMFGFSFMGKNLLNIIPFYIGAYLYARMNGKSFKTVAVVCMFSTSLSPFVSVLAEAYDYSLPGILAALILGTVLGFIVPIISVHILPIHGGFSLYNTGFAAGLVAIVSYSVLKASNISVSFKKSFIETMDYEMLLLFMGAYLFYIVYGYVKNGYSFKGLKNLLSHSGRLVSDFTVTEGFPIVIMNMGILGFLCLGIIFLLFPMFNGPILSGMLTVVAFAGFGKHIKNVLPVIIGVVAAFYIFKTDTSLTAFAVTLFFSTTLAPISGKFGILAGITVGFLNYCLVLNIGAAHGGLNLYNTGLAAGIVASVSVPILQFFQGGQN from the coding sequence ATGACAAAAGAAAAAAAGCAGGAATATCTCGTTATTTCATTCTTACCTTTTATTATGTTGATTTACTCACTCATTCTATCTACTCCTTTTAAATTGTATGAAGGAATAAAAAATATTCTTTTATCGGACGGGATTCTGCTGACCGACTACTTTATAATAGGAGGTAAAGCTGCCGCTATTTTTAATGCTTCTGCTATAACATTGATAAATATTTATCTTTTATATAAAATGGACATGAAAATAAACGGTTTAAATATATCAGGTATATTTTTAATGTTCGGATTTTCATTTATGGGCAAAAACCTTTTGAATATTATACCCTTCTATATCGGGGCATACCTTTATGCGAGAATGAACGGGAAAAGTTTCAAAACTGTTGCTGTAGTATGTATGTTTTCGACTTCTCTTTCACCCTTTGTAAGTGTATTGGCAGAAGCTTACGACTATTCTCTGCCGGGTATTTTAGCCGCTCTTATTTTAGGAACCGTTTTAGGATTTATTGTTCCGATAATCTCTGTTCATATTCTTCCTATACATGGTGGTTTCAGTTTATATAACACGGGATTTGCAGCGGGACTTGTAGCAATTGTTTCATATTCTGTCCTGAAAGCTTCAAACATCAGTGTATCCTTTAAGAAATCTTTTATTGAGACTATGGATTACGAAATGTTGCTATTATTTATGGGTGCCTACTTATTTTATATAGTTTATGGCTATGTTAAAAATGGATATTCCTTTAAGGGGTTGAAAAACTTGTTATCCCACTCAGGAAGGCTTGTAAGTGACTTTACCGTCACAGAAGGTTTTCCCATTGTTATTATGAATATGGGAATACTGGGATTTTTATGTTTAGGAATAATATTTCTTTTATTTCCTATGTTTAACGGTCCCATCTTATCAGGAATGCTTACTGTAGTCGCATTTGCAGGTTTCGGAAAACATATAAAAAATGTTTTGCCTGTAATAATTGGAGTAGTTGCAGCATTTTATATATTTAAGACCGATACTTCATTAACCGCTTTTGCAGTTACTTTGTTTTTTTCAACTACCCTTGCACCTATAAGCGGAAAATTCGGTATTCTGGCAGGAATTACAGTAGGATTTTTAAACTACTGTCTGGTTTTAAACATAGGAGCTGCACATGGAGGATTAAATCTTTATAATACAGGACTTGCAGCAGGTATAGTAGCAAGTGTAAGTGTCCCTATACTTCAATTTTTTCAAGGAGGTCAAAATTAA
- a CDS encoding SIMPL domain-containing protein (The SIMPL domain is named for its presence in mouse protein SIMPL (signalling molecule that associates with mouse pelle-like kinase). Bacterial member BP26, from Brucella, was shown to assemble into a channel-like structure, while YggE from E. coli has been associated with resistance to oxidative stress.), translating to MKKIFTVFFLFLSALSFSENVIRKISVTGNSERDVMPDTAKISFQINVKNENLNTATKELRQKVDKFKAALKSKKINSTEFETISFYNKKQKDYENDNNDFYYTEDIQEDFKGKKTASEPDKKKKKPVSYTIYMTVIIKNTDFGKISDLIEFSDKNGINKIKKIDNTPDSYYFTLSETDTTSEKALNKISDKFLSIRRKLLSTGISESNLVFNNFKVIENENIQTKNTKDIFVVTEIFTVTTKNLKNLNDIISLADENSINIGGTISFDISNKEQLASEMYNEAFNQAKYKAVSILKSSNMKLSSPLVVSEDIAFQQKMINRIDEEWSVSAASATSMKSRAIVGNSIQAAEYSDNFSNKVDYTPKPIKLSQNISVIYEIK from the coding sequence ATGAAAAAAATTTTCACTGTATTTTTTCTTTTTTTATCGGCACTTTCTTTTTCGGAAAATGTCATTAGGAAAATAAGTGTTACAGGCAATTCCGAAAGAGATGTCATGCCCGATACTGCAAAAATTTCCTTTCAGATAAATGTGAAAAATGAAAACCTGAATACTGCTACAAAGGAACTTCGACAAAAAGTCGATAAATTTAAAGCAGCTCTTAAATCAAAAAAAATAAATTCGACAGAATTTGAAACAATTTCTTTTTATAATAAGAAACAGAAAGATTACGAAAATGATAATAACGACTTTTACTATACTGAAGACATTCAGGAAGATTTCAAAGGAAAAAAAACTGCTTCAGAACCTGACAAAAAAAAGAAAAAACCGGTTTCATATACTATATATATGACAGTTATAATAAAAAATACCGATTTCGGAAAAATTTCAGATCTGATAGAATTTTCGGATAAAAACGGAATCAACAAAATTAAAAAAATTGATAATACACCTGACTCTTATTACTTTACTCTAAGTGAAACCGATACTACTTCGGAAAAAGCTCTCAATAAAATATCCGACAAATTCCTTTCAATAAGGAGAAAACTCCTTTCAACGGGAATTTCTGAAAGTAACCTTGTGTTCAATAATTTTAAAGTTATTGAAAATGAAAATATACAAACAAAAAACACGAAAGATATATTTGTAGTAACCGAAATTTTTACCGTAACTACAAAAAATCTGAAAAATCTGAATGATATCATTTCCCTTGCAGACGAAAACTCCATTAACATCGGTGGAACTATTTCCTTTGATATTTCCAATAAAGAACAACTTGCTTCGGAAATGTATAATGAAGCTTTTAATCAGGCAAAATATAAAGCTGTAAGCATACTAAAATCAAGTAATATGAAACTTTCTTCTCCTCTTGTAGTAAGTGAAGATATAGCTTTTCAACAGAAAATGATAAATCGTATTGATGAAGAATGGAGCGTATCTGCTGCTTCTGCAACTTCAATGAAAAGCAGAGCCATAGTCGGAAATTCTATTCAAGCTGCAGAATATTCAGACAATTTCTCTAATAAAGTGGACTATACACCAAAACCGATTAAACTTTCTCAAAATATATCGGTTATTTATGAAATAAAATAA